Proteins from a genomic interval of Oncorhynchus clarkii lewisi isolate Uvic-CL-2024 chromosome 13, UVic_Ocla_1.0, whole genome shotgun sequence:
- the LOC139424467 gene encoding prostaglandin E receptor 1a (subtype EP1), translating into MLAMNHYNLSGPPGALDPLSNLSQWDTEMVEMESLAHQGNLTSDRPMSGGPIAAALSMTLGVISNIVALFILANAYSHQRRRSKATFLLFASSLVLTDFFGHIIPGALVLRLYLSGGVFPEAAAASSNGSTDPMCQFLGGSMVFFGLCPLFLGCAMAAERCLGVTQPLLHSSLVTTTRTKLSLSGIWLVALCVALLPCFQLGSYTYQHPNSWCFIKVLANDTQEADVAFVTLFSGLGLTSLGVALVCNTISGLTLVLARLRRRPSGYSSSHSHRSVAKSHDIEMVVQLVGIMVTSCICWSPLLIFGLMSVMRSYRGSIDKADMATYETLNLMGVRLASWNQILDPWVYILLRRAVLRKIYLITKRQADLNGSVLRRWEGNSFQSKSSENSPVNRI; encoded by the exons ATGCTAGCCATGAATCACTACAACCTCTCCGGGCCCCCGGGGGCCCTCGACCCCCTCTCCAACCTCAGCCAGTGGGACACGGAGATG GTGGAAATGGAGAGTCTGGCTCACCAGGGGAACCTCACCTCGGACAGGCCTATGTCCGGAGGCCCGATTGCAGCCGCTCTCTCCATGACCCTGGGCGTCATCTCCAACATCGTGGCCTTGTTCATCCTGGCCAACGCCTACTCCCACCAGCGCCGACGCTCCAAAGCCACCTTCCTCCTCTTTGCCAGCTCCCTGGTACTCACAGACTTTTTTGGGCACATCATCCCGGGAGCGCTGGTCCTCCGGCTTTACCTCTCTGGAGGGGTGTTCCCCGAGGCGGCCGCCGCTTCCTCAAACGGCTCGACCGACCCCATGTGCCAGTTCCTGGGGGGATCTATGGTGTTCTTCGGTCTGTGCCCGCTGTTCCTGGGCTGTGCGATGGCCGCCGAGCGCTGTCTGGGTGTCACGCAGCCACTGCTCCACTCCTCCTTAGTTACCACCACCCGTACcaagctgtctctctctggtatctGGCTGGTGGCCCTCTGCGTGGCCCTGCTGCCCTGTTTCCAGCTGGGGTCATACACCTACCAGCACCCCAACAGCTGGTGTTTTATCAAG GTCTTAGCGAACGACACCCAGGAAGCGGACGTAGCCTTTGTTACGCTCTTCTCCGGGCTGGGCCTGACGTCGCTGGGGGTGGCCCTGGTGTGTAACACCATCAGCGGGCTGACCCTGGTTCTGGCCAGGCTGAGACGGAGGCCATCGGGCTACTCATCTTCCCACAGCCACCGCTCAGTGGCCAAGAGCCATGATATAGAGATGGTGGTGCAGCTGGTGGGCATCATGGTCACGTCCTGTATCTGCTGGAGCCCTCTGCTG ATCTTCGGGCTCATGTCGGTGATGCGCTCCTATAGGGGCTCCATTGATAAAGCTGACATGGCCACCTACGAGACGTTGAATTTGATGGGCGTGAGGCTGGCTTCCTGGAACCAGATCCTGGACCCCTGGGTCTATATACTGCTACGTCGGGCCGTCCTCCGCAAGATCTACCTCATCACCAAGCGCCAGGCCGATTTGAATGGGAGTGTGCTCCGACGCTGGGAGGGGAACTCGTTTCAGAGCAAGAGCTCGGAGAACAGTCCCGTTAACAGGATATGA